One window of the Zea mays cultivar B73 chromosome 3, Zm-B73-REFERENCE-NAM-5.0, whole genome shotgun sequence genome contains the following:
- the LOC103650272 gene encoding uncharacterized protein: MVARMMRWPRPPPARNIRVRLVVRRAEGLPPPPAPLSPDGSPGPEAEAKAFVEVSWKGPKMSPLSSLRRAQRPPRNQTRKEALPAVAAAALEDGAAAAPALAVSAVAWDEEFERDAALTATSHREPAAFHPWDVTFSVVSESNKISKSKLVLGTASLNLADYASAAEEEIEIILPLSVPSSATDLVPSLHLTLSLAEVRTSQQSPGASQRSVIAPLSPSSGDSLASGKDEVSVIKVGLRNLKMLRDLVSTRRFKKTNQDFDGSEKYYVHSDGAEFSCDTDSLDDDLDDREHDDEFGGSAVRKSFSYGSLQTMNVGALLYAPRIDGDDEGWVHYSHRNSDVGYHVEQVPPPTAEEHASIPLRRKRSILPARWRKVKLPKAKGEPLLKPYGEEGGDDIDYDRRLLTPSDGSVSEGSNGSNSMVSVFGDDDFVVGNWESKEVFSRDGHLKLSTQVFFASIDQRSERAAGESACTALVAVVADWFQTNQDLMPIRSQFDNLIREGSLEWRRLCENETYRERFPDKHFDLETVLHAKIRPLTVAHSKSFIGFFHPQGTEDVTGFDFLDGAMSFDNIWDEISRAAECSSGKPALYIVSWNDHFFVLKVDANAIYIIDTLGERLSEGCNQAYILKFDDTTTIHKTPAEKKEPSPDHRGRRKDSSETCSTEQGSGSDTEECEPVLKGKDACKEYIKSFLAAIPIRELQADIKKGLMASTPLHHRLQIEFHYTEPRPAEIAAPSPLPPFEAPFEFCWPEPPSPPAATESTVTHPPAMEAGITQAVAVV, encoded by the exons ATGGTGGCGCGGATGATGCGGTGGCCTCGGCCGCCGCCGGCGCGGAATATCCGCGTCCGCCTGGTGGTGCGGCGGGCGGAGGGCCTGCCCCCGCCTCCTGCGCCCCTCTCGCCTGACGGGTCCCCCGGCCCCGAGGCCGAGGCGAAGGCGTTTGTGGAGGTGAGCTGGAAGGGCCCGAAGATGTCGCCGCTCTCCTCGCTGCGGCGCGCGCAGCGGCCTCCCAGGAACCAGACGCGGAAGGAGGCGCTGCCGGCCGTCGCCGCGGCCGCTCTCGAGgatggcgccgccgccgcccctgctctaGCGGTGTCGGCGGTGGCCTGGGACGAGGAGTTCGAGAGGGATGCGGCGCTCACGGCGACGTCGCACCGTGAGCCCGCTGCGTTCCACCCCTGGGACGTCACCTTCTCCGTTGTCAGC GAATCAAATAAAATATCAAAGAGCAAACTTGTTTTGGGGACCGCTTCACTGAACCTAGCAGATTATGCATCTGCTGCTGAAGAGGAAATCGAGATAATCCTACCATTGTCTGTGCCTAGTAGTGCAACAGACCTGGTCCCATCACTCCAT CTTACTTTAAGCCTGGCGGAAGTAAGAACATCTCAACAATCACCTGGCGCTTCACAACGTTCTGTTATTGCCCCATTGTCACCTTCCTCTGGTGACTCTCTTGCTTCTGGAAAAGATGAGGTTTCTGTCATTAAGGTGGGTCTGAGAAATCTGAAAATGCTAAGAGATCTAGTGTCTACACGGAGGTTCAAAAAGACTAACCAAGACTTTGACGGCAGTGAGAAGTATTATGTCCACAGCGATGGTGCAGAATTTTCTTGTGATACTGACTCTCTTGACGATGATCTGGATGATAGAGAGCATGACGATGAGTTTGGGGGTTCAGCCGTTAGGAAGTCCTTCAGCTACGGCTCACTGCAGACTATGAATGTTGGTGCCCTACTTTATGCGCCTAGGATTGATGGAGACGATGAGGGTTGGGTACATTACAGTCACCGCAACTCTGATGTTGGTTATCATGTTGAGCAAGTGCCACCCCCCACAGCTGAGGAGCATGCTTCCATCCCTTTGCGGCGGAAGAGGAGCATACTTCCAGCTCGGTGGAGAAAGGTAAAATTACCAAAGGCTAAAGGGGAGCCTCTGTTGAAGCCGTATGGAGAGGAGGGTGGTGATGATATTGACTACGATCGGCGGCTGTTGACCCCTTCTGATGGATCTGTTTCAGAG GGATCAAATGGTTCTAACAGTATGGTGTCGGTATTTGGTGATGACGATTTTGTTGTGGGGAACTGGGAGTCGAAGGAAGTATTTAGCCGAGATGGCCACTTGAAGCTTTCTACACAGGTGTTCTTTGCATCGATAGACCAGAGAAGCGAACGGGCTGCAGGGGAGAGTGCATGCACAGCACTTGTGGCTGTTGTTGCAGACTGGTTCCAAACAAACCAGGACCTGATGCCAATCAGGTCACAGTTTGACAACCTGATCCGAGAAGGATCTCTGGAATGGAGGAGACTCTGTGAGAACGAGACCTACAGAGAGCGCTTTCCTGATAAGCACTTTGATCTTGAAACTGTCCTTCATGCAAAGATCCGTCCACTCACAGTTGCTCACAGTAAGTCATTCATTGGGTTTTTCCATCCTCAAGGCACTGAGGATGTAACTGGATTCGACTTCCTCGACGGTGCAATGTCATTCGATAACATCTGGGACGAGATAAGCCGAGCAGCGGAGTGCTCCTCCGGAAAGCCTGCCCTCTACATTGTCAGTTGGAACGACCACTTCTTTGTCCTCAAGGTTGACGCCAATGCTATTTACATCATTGACACGCTCGGTGAGAGGCTGTCTGAAGGCTGCAACCAGGCATACATCTTGAAGTTTGATGACACCACCACCATCCACAAAACACCTGCTGAAAAGAAGGAACCAAGTCCTGATCACCGTGGACGCCGCAAGGATTCCTCAGAGACCTGCTCAACCGAGCAGGGCAGCGGATCGGACACTGAAGAGTGCGAGCCTGTGTTGAAGGGCAAGGATGCATGCAAGGAGTACATCAAGAGCTTCTTGGCCGCCATCCCGATCCGGGAGCTGCAGGCTGACATCAAGAAAGGTCTCATGGCATCAACGCCCCTGCACCACCGCCTCCAGATCGAGTTCCACTACACGGAACCCCGCCCCGCCGAGATCGCGGCGCCTTCTCCACTGCCCCCATTCGAAGCCCCCTTCGAGTTCTGCTGGCCCGAGCCACCGTCACCGCCAGCTGCCACTGAATCCACCGTGACCCATCCACCTGCCATGGAGGCCGGCATAACCCAGGCTGTCGCCGTTGTATAG